The following coding sequences lie in one Arachis ipaensis cultivar K30076 chromosome B03, Araip1.1, whole genome shotgun sequence genomic window:
- the LOC107634782 gene encoding uncharacterized protein LOC107634782 isoform X1: MYKIKTYHPLLHLLPLSDTRYTIDEGSFSDLPRSSRPPLATAAFDLHRRFLRSQNTTANCSFTLPISMSPSTAPSRRCYADPLLPQHCHRLHLLHYCLALAVGCGNNAREISNVFCCMFTIFAAVLNFEPLFYSLGSGVFWNRILCTRSCDQGTWTSFYDFFQSSNYDYHCCIGYHCLG, translated from the exons ATGTATAAAATCAAAACTTACCATCCCCTTCTTCATTTACTGCCGCTCTCTGATACACGATACACGATTGATGAAGGCTCGTTCTCTGATCTCCCTCGCTCGTCTCGTCCTCCGCTAGCTACCGCTGCTTTCGACCTCCACCGCCGCTTCCTCAGATCTCAGAACACCACAGCCAACTGCTCCTTCACGCTGCCGATCTCGATGTCACCGTCGACTGCTCCTTCTCGCCGCTGCTACGCAGATCCTCTCCTCCCACAGCATTGCCATCGCCTCCACCTCCTCCATT ATTGTTTGGCCTTGGCTGTTGGATGCGGCAATAATGCACGAGAAATTTCTAACGTTTTCTGCTGCATGTTCACGATCTTTGCTGCAGTGTTGAATTTTGAGCCATTGTTTTATTCTCTGG GGAGTGGTGTGTTTTGGAATCGCATATTATGTACAAGGAGTTGTGACCAGGGAACGTGGACCAGTTTTTATGACTTCTTTCAGTCCTCTAATTATGATTATCACTGCTGTATTGGGTACCATTGTCTTGGCTGA
- the LOC107634782 gene encoding uncharacterized protein LOC107634782 isoform X2: MYKIKTYHPLLHLLPLSDTRYTIDEGSFSDLPRSSRPPLATAAFDLHRRFLRSQNTTANCSFTLPISMSPSTAPSRRCYADPLLPQHCHRLHLLHCILFGLGCWMRQ; this comes from the exons ATGTATAAAATCAAAACTTACCATCCCCTTCTTCATTTACTGCCGCTCTCTGATACACGATACACGATTGATGAAGGCTCGTTCTCTGATCTCCCTCGCTCGTCTCGTCCTCCGCTAGCTACCGCTGCTTTCGACCTCCACCGCCGCTTCCTCAGATCTCAGAACACCACAGCCAACTGCTCCTTCACGCTGCCGATCTCGATGTCACCGTCGACTGCTCCTTCTCGCCGCTGCTACGCAGATCCTCTCCTCCCACAGCATTGCCATCGCCTCCACCTCCTCCATTGCAT ATTGTTTGGCCTTGGCTGTTGGATGCGGCAATAA
- the LOC107633961 gene encoding uncharacterized protein LOC107633961, which produces MDPTQNSEQFRMNQGNSFQGLDPLGIATFLNHISSIQAHLNRNGSNPSQDSSSHFYLHPSENTSIPLIHTILDGKNYSSWSNAMLLALKSKNKLKFVDGSLKKPDKNDPLFELWDRCNTYVLAWIKILLNPEITQSVMWNKVAYELWEELYGTRQGEMSVTQYFTKLKSLWEEFDDFRPIPPCNCESVCTCGLGEMRKYRMEDHVTRFLRGLNEQFANGRAQVMLMEPLPDLKAVFSMMTRQERQNQSMDDTIDPKILLHSTNSFNTAETSQGRGRGKGRGGRFQGSIDKHGLGVVNFSAEINGDGIDDSGCEEKNGTSNVEFTPEQKSTLLALLNRGEAKQIHSANQITTLEQVPHQGNLVHIMHFKSSVLALNISASKHGSRIIDTGANVHVSYCLEDFQTHFKIAPIIIRLLNGAQIISNIAGTIKFLNKLYLTNALYIPSFNFKLISVSKDTKHLHCKMSFTDDDCEIQDLLSKKMIGAARVCGGLYTLNCDAA; this is translated from the exons ATGGATCCAACTCAAAATTCAGAGCAATTCCGAATGAACCAAGGCAATTCCTTCCAGGGCCTCGATCCTCTAGGTATCGCGACGTTCTTGAACCATATCTCATCGATTCAGGCTCACCTCAACAGGAATGGCAGCAACCCTAGCCAAGATTCATCGAGCCACTTCTACCTTCATCCTTCCGAAAATACTAGTATTCCCCTCATCCATACCATTCTTGATGGCAAGAATTACAGTAGTTGGAGCAATGCGATGTTGTTAGCCCTAAAATCGAAAAACAAGCTGAAATTTGTTGATGGAAGTTTAAAGAAACCTGATAAGAATGATCCATTATTTGAACTGTGGGATAGATGTAATACATATGTCTTAGCCTGGATTAAAATCTTGCTGAACCCTGAAATCACCCAAAGCGTGATGTGGAACAAGGTTGCATATGAGCTATGGGAGGAGCTATACGGAACAAGACAAGGAGAAATGAGCGTGACACAATACTTCACAAAACTGAAGTCACTGTGGGAAGAATTTGATGATTTCAGGCCAATTCCACCCTGCAATTGTGAATCTGTGTGTACTTGTGGATTAGGAGAAATGCGAAAATATAGAATGGAAGATCATGTAACTAGATTCTTAAGAGGACTTAATGAACAGTTTGCGAATGGTAGAGCTCAGGTCATGCTAATGGAGCCACTGCCAGATTTAAAGGCTGTGTTTTCCATGATGACTAGACAAGAAAGGCAAAACCAGTCCATGGATGATACCATAGACCCCAAGATCTTATTACACTCTACCAATTCCTTCAACACAGCTGAGACCTCACAAGGCAGAGGGAGAGGAAAAGGTAGAGGAGGTAGATTCCAAGGCTCT ATAGACAAACATGGTTTGGGAGTAGTGAATTTCAGTGCTGAAATAAATGGCGATGGCATTGATGATTCTGGCTGTGAGGAAAAAAATGGAACTTCCAATGTTGAGTTTACTCCAGAGCAGAAATCAACCCTACTAGCTTTACTCAACAGGGGAGAGGCAAAGCAGATCCACAGTGCTAACCAAATCACAACCCTGGAACAAGTACCTCATCAAGGTAACTTGGTGCATATCATGCATTTTAAGTCAAGCGTGTTGGCTTTAAACATTTCTGCATCAAAACATGGTTCTCGGATAATAGATACAGGAGCTAATGTTCACGTATCCTATTGCCTAGAAGATTTTCAAACTCATTTCAAGATAGCTCCTATAATCATTCGGTTGCTTAATGGTGCACAAATCATTAGCAATATAGCTGGAACTATCAAATTTTTAAACAAACTGTACCTCACAAATGCATTATACATcccatctttcaatttcaaattgATATCAGtatcaaaagacacaaaacatttGCATTGTAAAATGAGTTTCACTGATGACGATTGTGAGATACAGGATTTACTCTCGAAGAAGATGATTGGAGCAGCTAGAGTGTGTGGTGGCCTTTATACCTTGAACTGTGATGCTGCGTGA
- the LOC107633960 gene encoding uncharacterized protein LOC107633960, whose protein sequence is MDILKDAGFENCKPASTPMDCSTKLSKTEGVPLSDSIEYRRLVGKLLYLTNTRPNISFAIGKLSQYLDHPTTSHLSVVHRILRYTKASPATGIVFSATSDLCVTGFADSDWVACPDSRRSVTAYCFYIGTALVS, encoded by the coding sequence ATGGACATCTTGAAGGATGCTGGTTTTGAGAACTGCAAGCCTGCTTCTACCCCTATGGACTGCAGTACCAAACTCAGCAAAACTGAAGGTGTTCCCCTCTCAGATTCTATAGAATATCGAAGGTTAGTTGGCAAATTGCTCTATTTGACCAACACCCGACCTAACATTAGCTTTGCCATTGGAAAGTTGAGTCAATACCTTGACCACCCCACTACTTCTCACCTCAGTGTTGTCCATCGAATCCTCAGATACACCAAAGCTTCACCTGCCACTGGCATAGTGTTCTCGGCCACCTCTGATCTTTGTGTCACTGGATTTGCTGATTCTGATTGGGTGGCATGTCCTGATTCAAGAAGATCTGTGACAGCCTACTGCTTCTACATCGGCACTGCCCTGGTTTCATAG